A region of Subtercola boreus DNA encodes the following proteins:
- a CDS encoding aminoacyl-tRNA deacylase, with protein MSDDTILPVGRHRVEADARKRGLAIEIVERPAAGSLDEAAALLGLQPSDIVKSLVVKRHDGDYLFALVPGDRQISWAKLRALVGVNKLSLPSPEAALEATGYERGTITPLGSTTALPVFADERMTGRRVALGAGEHGHSLFTEADALLAALGATIADITDPLKPRT; from the coding sequence ATGAGCGATGACACAATCCTGCCCGTCGGCCGCCACCGGGTCGAAGCGGATGCCCGGAAGCGCGGCCTCGCGATCGAGATCGTCGAACGGCCCGCCGCCGGGAGCCTCGACGAGGCGGCCGCGCTGCTGGGGCTCCAGCCGTCCGACATCGTGAAGTCCCTCGTCGTGAAGCGGCACGACGGCGACTACCTCTTCGCCCTCGTCCCCGGTGACCGGCAGATCAGCTGGGCGAAGCTCCGCGCGCTCGTCGGTGTCAACAAGCTCTCGCTGCCGTCCCCCGAGGCGGCGCTCGAAGCGACGGGCTACGAGCGGGGCACCATCACCCCGCTCGGCAGCACCACGGCGCTGCCGGTCTTCGCCGACGAACGGATGACCGGCCGCCGTGTCGCGCTGGGGGCAGGTGAGCACGGCCACTCCCTCTTCACCGAAGCGGATGCGCTGCTCGCCGCCCTCGGCGCCACGATCGCCGACATCACCGACCCCCTCAAGCCCCGCACGTAG
- a CDS encoding DsbA family oxidoreductase translates to MSDSVNTTPIKIDVWSDIACPWCYIGKRKLENGNASYREAAGSGASDIEVEYHSFELSPDTPVDFEGNETDFLAKHKGIAPEQAAQMLERVTGIATDVGLHYDYDALQHTNTVKAHQLIHYAKAHGLQLEAKERLLKAYFEEGRHVGRDEDLADLAAEIGLDQEDALRSLRENEYLAGVKADQAQAVAYGIQGVPFFVFDERYGVSGAQDAATFSQLLAQLTEERQAVAS, encoded by the coding sequence ATGAGCGATTCCGTGAACACGACACCCATCAAGATCGACGTGTGGAGCGACATCGCCTGCCCCTGGTGTTACATCGGCAAGCGCAAGCTCGAGAACGGCAACGCTTCGTATCGTGAAGCGGCCGGCAGCGGGGCATCCGACATCGAGGTCGAGTACCACTCCTTCGAACTCTCACCCGATACGCCGGTGGACTTCGAGGGGAACGAGACGGACTTCCTCGCGAAGCACAAGGGCATAGCGCCGGAGCAGGCGGCCCAGATGCTCGAGCGCGTGACCGGCATCGCCACCGACGTGGGGCTGCACTACGACTACGACGCGCTCCAGCACACGAACACGGTGAAGGCGCACCAGCTCATCCACTACGCAAAGGCGCACGGCCTGCAGCTCGAGGCAAAGGAACGCCTGCTGAAGGCCTACTTCGAAGAGGGCCGCCACGTCGGCCGTGATGAGGATCTCGCTGATCTTGCCGCCGAGATCGGGCTCGACCAGGAGGATGCCCTGCGCTCCCTCCGCGAGAACGAGTACCTCGCCGGCGTGAAGGCCGACCAGGCGCAGGCCGTGGCCTACGGCATCCAGGGCGTACCGTTCTTCGTGTTCGACGAGCGGTACGGCGTGTCGGGGGCACAGGATGCGGCGACGTTCAGCCAGTTGCTCGCCCAGCTGACCGAGGAGCGCCAGGCGGTGGCCTCGTGA
- the dusB gene encoding tRNA dihydrouridine synthase DusB has translation MSAPAPSTAARRKLSIGPIALDVPVVLAPMAGITNTAYRRLCREYGAGLYVSEMITSRALVERTPESMRLITHHPSESTRSIQLYGVDPKVMREAVTMLVAEDRADHIDMNFGCPVPKVTRRGGGSALPWKSDLFRSIVEAAVDAAGDIPVTVKMRKGIDDTHLTYLEAARAAEGAGVASIALHARTAADFYSGQADWSAIAKLKETITNVPVLGNGDIWSADDALRMVDETGCDGVVVGRGCLGRPWLFGDLAAAFRARNGEISEQEALAARAHPPLGQVAAALRRHTVLLTEFYDSEEHACRDIRKHVAWYFKGYPVGHEIRTALAMVTSLAEMDDLLATLDGSLPYPGVDAEGPRGRAGRPKKPTLPDGWLTSRTLDTPGLRALAGAELEHSGG, from the coding sequence ATGTCCGCACCTGCACCCTCCACCGCCGCCCGGCGGAAACTCTCCATCGGCCCGATCGCCCTCGACGTGCCGGTCGTTCTCGCGCCCATGGCCGGAATCACCAACACCGCCTATCGCCGGCTCTGCCGAGAATACGGCGCCGGGCTCTACGTCAGCGAGATGATCACGTCGCGCGCTCTCGTCGAACGCACGCCCGAATCGATGCGGCTGATCACGCACCATCCCTCCGAGAGCACCCGGTCGATCCAGCTCTACGGTGTCGACCCGAAGGTGATGCGGGAGGCTGTGACGATGCTCGTGGCCGAAGACCGGGCCGACCACATCGACATGAACTTCGGCTGCCCGGTTCCGAAGGTGACCCGGCGTGGCGGCGGCTCAGCACTGCCGTGGAAGAGCGATCTCTTCCGCTCGATCGTCGAAGCCGCGGTCGACGCGGCCGGTGACATCCCGGTGACGGTCAAGATGAGAAAGGGTATCGACGACACCCACCTCACCTACCTCGAGGCAGCCAGGGCCGCCGAGGGTGCAGGTGTGGCATCCATCGCCCTGCACGCCCGCACCGCGGCCGACTTCTACTCGGGCCAGGCCGACTGGTCGGCCATCGCCAAGCTCAAAGAGACGATCACGAATGTGCCGGTGCTCGGCAACGGCGACATCTGGTCTGCCGACGACGCGCTCCGCATGGTCGACGAGACCGGCTGCGACGGTGTGGTCGTCGGGCGCGGCTGCCTCGGCCGGCCGTGGCTCTTCGGCGACCTCGCTGCCGCGTTCCGCGCCCGCAACGGCGAGATCTCCGAGCAGGAGGCCCTCGCGGCCCGAGCCCACCCCCCGCTCGGCCAGGTCGCTGCTGCCCTCCGCCGGCACACCGTGCTGCTGACGGAGTTCTACGACAGCGAGGAGCACGCCTGCCGCGACATCCGCAAGCATGTCGCCTGGTACTTCAAGGGCTACCCCGTGGGGCACGAGATCCGCACAGCACTCGCGATGGTGACCTCGCTCGCCGAGATGGATGACCTGCTGGCCACTCTCGACGGCTCCCTGCCCTATCCGGGTGTCGACGCCGAGGGTCCGCGGGGTCGTGCCGGCCGGCCCAAGAAGCCGACCCTGCCCGACGGCTGGCTCACTTCGCGCACGCTCGACACTCCCGGGCTCCGCGCCCTCGCGGGTGCCGAGCTGGAGCACAGCGGTGGCTGA
- a CDS encoding deoxyguanosinetriphosphate triphosphohydrolase, translating to MADAETVVIAPPHGYDRVDTERPLPEEHYSRRSDFARDRARLLHSGALRRLAAKTQVLSPAADLDFARNRLTHSLEVAQVGRELASSLGLDPDVVDTACLAHDLGHPPFGHNGERALSEWADDIGGFEGNAQSLRILTRLEPKVFGRDGQTFGLNLTRASLDASCKYPWPAAEAVTDASGRQKFGVYADDVPVFSWLREGAPAGVLCVEAQVMDLSDDIAYSVHDFEDAVLNGYVDVPALGSRVDHDALVTSMHSWVGGSFSHAELIAAFDRLDSLDVWMDDWNGSRIAQAQLKNLTSQLIGRFAGSATQATREAYPAASLIRYSANVVVPRPVAAEIAVLKGIVAAFVMSSTKRKPIYRAQRALLVELAETLLASGEQHLEPPFAADWVAAGSDTERKRVVVDQVASLTDQSALTWHTRLAGV from the coding sequence GTGGCTGACGCCGAGACCGTGGTCATCGCCCCGCCGCACGGCTACGACCGGGTCGACACGGAACGCCCGTTGCCGGAGGAGCACTACAGCCGTCGCAGCGACTTCGCCCGGGATCGGGCGCGGCTGCTGCACTCCGGCGCTCTGCGCCGTCTTGCCGCGAAGACCCAGGTACTGAGCCCCGCGGCCGACCTCGACTTCGCCCGCAACCGCCTGACCCACTCGCTCGAAGTGGCGCAGGTCGGCCGTGAACTCGCGTCGAGCCTCGGGCTCGACCCCGACGTGGTCGACACGGCCTGTCTTGCGCACGACCTCGGCCACCCGCCGTTCGGCCACAACGGAGAGCGGGCCCTCTCCGAGTGGGCCGACGACATCGGAGGGTTCGAGGGCAATGCGCAGAGCCTCCGTATCCTCACCCGGCTCGAACCGAAGGTGTTCGGGCGTGACGGGCAGACGTTCGGGCTGAACCTCACGCGGGCGAGCCTCGACGCCAGCTGCAAGTACCCGTGGCCGGCGGCAGAGGCCGTCACCGACGCCAGCGGGCGACAGAAGTTCGGGGTGTACGCCGACGACGTCCCGGTCTTCAGCTGGCTGCGGGAGGGTGCGCCCGCGGGGGTGCTCTGCGTCGAGGCGCAGGTGATGGATCTCTCCGACGACATCGCCTATTCTGTGCACGACTTCGAAGACGCGGTGCTGAACGGATATGTCGACGTGCCCGCGCTCGGCAGCCGGGTCGACCACGACGCCCTCGTGACGAGCATGCATTCGTGGGTCGGCGGATCCTTCAGCCACGCTGAACTCATCGCCGCCTTCGACCGGCTCGACTCGCTCGATGTCTGGATGGACGACTGGAACGGCAGCCGCATCGCCCAGGCGCAGCTCAAGAACCTCACCAGCCAGCTGATCGGGCGGTTCGCCGGCTCGGCGACACAGGCCACCCGCGAGGCGTACCCGGCGGCGAGTCTCATCCGCTACAGCGCGAACGTGGTCGTTCCGCGTCCGGTCGCGGCGGAGATCGCTGTGCTCAAGGGCATCGTCGCGGCCTTCGTGATGTCGAGTACCAAACGGAAGCCCATCTACCGGGCGCAGCGCGCCCTCCTGGTCGAGCTCGCCGAGACCCTGCTGGCGTCGGGGGAGCAGCACCTCGAGCCGCCGTTCGCCGCGGACTGGGTGGCCGCAGGCTCTGACACCGAGCGCAAACGGGTCGTCGTCGACCAGGTGGCGAGCCTGACCGACCAGTCCGCCCTGACATGGCACACCCGGCTGGCCGGGGTCTGA
- the dnaG gene encoding DNA primase — protein MAGLIRRADIDEVRSRINIADVVGEFVTLKSAGVGSMKGLCPFHDERSPSFHVRPQVGYYKCFGCGEGGDVFTFLQKIDHVTFSEAVERLAAGIGFELHYEDGGSASGHTNRARLLAANEAAREWFTEQLMTEGADTGRRFLGERGFDAAAAQRFGVGYAPQGWDNLGKHLRSRGYTAEELALAGLTSAGERGSYDRFRGRLVWPIRDQTGQTVGFGARRLFDDDKGPKYLNTPETPVYHKSQVLYGLDLAKRDISRARQVVVVEGYTDVMACHLAGVTTAVATCGTSFGVDHIKIIRRILGDDTIGLGEVVFTFDPDAAGQKAALRAFSEESRFEAQTYVAVAPDGLDPCDLRLGRGDDAVRRLITSKKPMFEFVIRQKLSNYDLNTVEGRAAGLREAAPIVADIRDPALRPGYTRELAGMLGVDLGEVSRAVENARRREAGAQGGSTQGGSAQGGRRPEQGQGTRRHEQGQAGQQGRPGQQGQPGQQGQAGQQGQPPMAERRPDQGQAGSSRAQPGYPERLEAPGEQQSAPPAPQISLTQLPSTTAVRLERDALMAMLQYPKVVGRELLARASVVGFSDPSLAAVRSAIASSIDDYERPDWVATIVGSVGAPYVTLVEQLAVAPVPERPERELDVYLRRVTTDLIMRYLESRKAEVLSRFTRTSATEQPDERRTLQIQLVQLEAERRSLKSD, from the coding sequence ATGGCCGGGCTGATCAGGCGCGCCGACATCGACGAGGTGCGCTCGCGCATCAACATCGCTGACGTGGTGGGGGAGTTCGTCACGCTGAAGAGCGCCGGCGTCGGGTCGATGAAGGGTCTCTGCCCCTTCCACGACGAGCGTTCGCCGAGCTTCCACGTCCGGCCGCAGGTCGGCTACTACAAGTGCTTCGGCTGCGGGGAGGGCGGCGACGTCTTCACCTTCCTCCAGAAGATCGACCACGTCACCTTCAGTGAGGCCGTCGAACGCCTCGCCGCCGGGATCGGGTTCGAGCTGCACTACGAAGACGGCGGCTCGGCCAGTGGCCACACCAATCGCGCCCGCCTCCTGGCGGCGAACGAAGCGGCGAGGGAGTGGTTCACGGAACAGCTCATGACCGAGGGCGCCGACACGGGCAGGCGTTTCCTCGGCGAGCGAGGCTTCGACGCCGCCGCAGCCCAGCGGTTCGGCGTGGGCTACGCCCCGCAGGGCTGGGACAACCTCGGCAAACACCTCCGGTCGCGGGGCTACACCGCCGAGGAACTCGCTCTCGCCGGGCTCACCAGTGCGGGCGAACGCGGTTCCTACGATCGGTTCCGGGGCAGGCTGGTCTGGCCGATCCGCGACCAGACCGGGCAGACCGTCGGCTTCGGCGCCAGACGCCTGTTCGACGACGACAAGGGCCCCAAGTACCTCAACACTCCCGAGACGCCGGTGTACCACAAGTCCCAGGTGCTCTACGGTCTCGACCTCGCCAAGCGCGACATCTCCCGTGCCCGGCAGGTGGTCGTGGTCGAGGGCTACACCGATGTGATGGCCTGCCACCTCGCGGGGGTCACGACCGCCGTTGCGACCTGCGGAACGTCGTTCGGTGTCGACCACATCAAGATCATCCGCCGCATCCTCGGAGACGACACGATCGGCCTCGGTGAGGTCGTCTTCACCTTCGACCCCGACGCCGCCGGGCAGAAGGCCGCCCTCCGCGCCTTCAGCGAGGAGTCCCGCTTCGAGGCGCAGACCTACGTGGCGGTGGCCCCCGACGGACTCGACCCCTGCGACCTCCGGCTCGGCCGGGGAGACGACGCGGTGCGTCGCCTCATCACGTCGAAGAAGCCCATGTTCGAATTCGTGATCCGGCAGAAGCTCTCGAACTACGACCTCAACACGGTCGAAGGGCGGGCCGCCGGGCTCCGCGAGGCGGCACCGATCGTCGCAGACATCCGTGACCCCGCGCTCCGGCCGGGGTACACCCGCGAGCTCGCCGGAATGCTCGGCGTCGACCTCGGCGAGGTCTCGCGGGCCGTCGAGAACGCGCGGCGCCGGGAGGCTGGAGCGCAGGGCGGGTCTACCCAGGGCGGGTCTGCCCAAGGCGGCAGACGGCCCGAGCAGGGCCAGGGAACTCGCCGGCATGAACAGGGCCAAGCCGGCCAGCAGGGTCGGCCCGGTCAGCAGGGCCAGCCCGGTCAGCAGGGCCAAGCCGGCCAGCAGGGCCAGCCGCCCATGGCCGAGCGCCGCCCCGACCAGGGCCAGGCTGGTTCTTCTCGCGCACAGCCGGGCTACCCGGAGCGGCTCGAAGCGCCGGGCGAGCAGCAGAGCGCCCCGCCAGCTCCCCAGATCTCGCTCACACAACTGCCCAGCACCACCGCCGTGCGCCTCGAGCGTGACGCCCTCATGGCGATGCTGCAGTACCCCAAGGTCGTCGGACGCGAACTGCTCGCCCGGGCATCCGTCGTCGGCTTCAGCGATCCGTCGCTCGCGGCCGTGCGGAGCGCGATCGCGTCGTCGATCGACGACTATGAGCGCCCGGACTGGGTCGCGACGATCGTGGGCAGCGTCGGCGCACCCTACGTCACCCTCGTCGAACAACTCGCCGTGGCACCCGTGCCCGAGCGGCCGGAACGCGAGCTCGACGTCTACCTCCGACGCGTGACGACTGACCTGATCATGAGGTATCTCGAGTCGCGCAAAGCGGAGGTGCTGAGCCGTTTCACGCGGACGAGCGCCACCGAGCAACCCGACGAGCGTCGGACCCTCCAAATCCAGCTTGTGCAGTTGGAGGCGGAGCGGCGCTCCTTGAAATCAGACTGA
- a CDS encoding ATP-binding cassette domain-containing protein, with translation MAEPVLLASDVTIEYPAHSVSSAHTAVRGVSLRIEPGEIVGLVGSSGSGKSTFGLVASGLAGAKSRAVSPRVTGGDFRVLGFDLRKGVRGRRFNRLTFGVGYLPQSTGSDFAPNLTVAELVAEPIFSRDKRYNEKAASLKVATLLDALLLPNGTARKLPHELSNGQRQRVAIARSLILDPVFLVADEPTAGVDVSIRGPIIDVIVAMQRERGATALIVSHDLEVLRRSVDRIVVLHEGVVVGVGTIDEVLSDPRHPYVASLAKTMGSPER, from the coding sequence ATGGCTGAGCCCGTTCTCCTCGCGTCCGATGTGACGATCGAGTACCCCGCCCACAGCGTCAGTTCTGCGCACACGGCGGTGCGCGGCGTGAGTCTCCGCATCGAACCGGGAGAGATCGTGGGTCTCGTCGGGTCGAGCGGTTCCGGCAAGTCCACCTTCGGGCTCGTCGCGTCGGGCCTGGCCGGTGCGAAGTCGCGCGCCGTCAGTCCACGGGTCACCGGCGGGGACTTCCGGGTGCTCGGTTTCGACCTCCGGAAGGGTGTGCGCGGCCGCAGGTTCAACCGGCTGACCTTCGGCGTCGGCTACCTGCCGCAGAGCACCGGGAGCGACTTCGCGCCCAACCTGACCGTCGCCGAACTGGTCGCCGAGCCGATCTTCTCCCGGGACAAGCGCTACAACGAGAAAGCCGCGAGCCTGAAAGTCGCGACGCTTCTGGATGCCCTGCTGCTGCCGAACGGAACAGCCCGCAAGCTCCCGCACGAACTCTCGAACGGTCAGCGCCAGCGCGTCGCGATCGCCCGGTCGCTCATCCTCGATCCCGTGTTTCTCGTAGCCGACGAACCCACGGCCGGGGTGGATGTCTCGATCCGAGGCCCGATCATCGATGTCATCGTCGCCATGCAGCGCGAGCGCGGCGCCACGGCCCTGATCGTCAGCCACGACCTGGAGGTGCTCCGCCGGTCGGTGGATCGCATCGTGGTGTTGCACGAGGGCGTCGTGGTGGGCGTCGGTACAATTGACGAGGTGCTCTCCGATCCGAGGCATCCGTATGTCGCCAGCCTGGCGAAGACGATGGGCAGCCCGGAACGCTGA
- a CDS encoding D-isomer specific 2-hydroxyacid dehydrogenase family protein, with protein MSVDAVPVSAELRPTAGPIAILPKPGALFVDAVKSAGGEVAELSGATRGIVWLTSDSASDLGVALDANPQVQWVQLPWAGVDAFAEVLQSHDRPHLLWTSAKGAYAQPVAEHALMLALALLRRIPERVRATSWGESTGDSLYGRNVVIIGAGGIAVELLRLLAPFDVDTTIVRRSADPLPGADRTVASADLDEVLQGADLVIVAAAATPGTRHLIGERQLALMKKTAYLVNIARGGLIDTDALVEALVSGEIAGAGVDVTDPEPLPDGHPLWSAPNLIITPHSADTPQMIAPLLAARLEQNVTAFLGDGAFVGVVDPQAGY; from the coding sequence CTGAGCGTCGACGCCGTCCCCGTGAGCGCGGAGCTCCGCCCGACCGCCGGGCCGATCGCCATCCTCCCGAAACCCGGAGCGCTGTTCGTCGATGCCGTGAAGTCGGCTGGGGGAGAGGTCGCCGAGCTCTCTGGCGCGACCCGCGGCATCGTCTGGCTCACCTCAGACTCCGCGAGCGACCTCGGCGTGGCTCTCGACGCGAACCCCCAGGTGCAGTGGGTGCAGCTGCCGTGGGCGGGCGTCGATGCCTTCGCCGAAGTGCTGCAGAGTCACGACAGGCCCCACCTGCTCTGGACCAGCGCCAAAGGTGCGTACGCGCAGCCGGTCGCCGAGCACGCCCTCATGCTGGCCCTCGCGCTCCTCCGGCGCATCCCCGAGCGGGTGCGCGCGACATCCTGGGGCGAGTCGACGGGGGACTCCCTCTACGGGCGCAACGTCGTCATCATCGGCGCAGGGGGGATCGCGGTCGAACTGCTGCGGCTCCTCGCCCCGTTCGACGTCGACACCACCATCGTGCGCCGGAGCGCCGATCCACTGCCGGGTGCAGACCGAACGGTCGCTTCGGCCGATCTCGACGAGGTTCTGCAGGGTGCCGACCTCGTCATCGTGGCCGCCGCCGCAACCCCCGGCACCCGGCACCTCATCGGGGAGCGCCAACTGGCCCTGATGAAGAAGACGGCGTACCTGGTCAACATCGCCCGCGGAGGGCTCATCGACACGGATGCTCTCGTCGAGGCGCTCGTCTCCGGCGAGATCGCCGGTGCAGGCGTCGACGTCACCGACCCGGAGCCGCTGCCCGACGGTCATCCCCTCTGGTCGGCTCCGAACCTAATCATCACGCCGCACAGCGCCGACACGCCCCAAATGATCGCGCCACTGCTTGCGGCGCGTCTGGAGCAGAACGTCACCGCGTTCCTCGGCGACGGGGCGTTCGTGGGTGTCGTCGACCCCCAGGCCGGATACTGA
- a CDS encoding AzlD domain-containing protein, which produces MTVTLTLWQILILASIACFALKLAGYVIPPALLSRPTPARIANLLTVALLAGLIAVQTLGQSQSLVLDARVPALVVSAGLYALKVPFIVVVAVAALVAAGIRLVT; this is translated from the coding sequence ATGACCGTGACCCTGACGCTCTGGCAGATCCTGATTCTCGCGTCGATCGCCTGTTTCGCGCTGAAGCTCGCCGGTTACGTGATCCCGCCCGCGCTGCTGTCGCGCCCCACGCCGGCGCGCATCGCGAACCTGCTCACCGTGGCTCTGCTCGCCGGTCTGATCGCCGTGCAGACCCTCGGGCAGTCACAGTCTCTGGTTCTGGATGCCCGGGTCCCAGCTCTTGTCGTCTCCGCCGGGCTCTACGCGCTCAAGGTCCCGTTCATCGTCGTGGTGGCCGTCGCGGCACTGGTGGCGGCGGGCATCCGACTGGTCACCTGA
- a CDS encoding AzlC family ABC transporter permease, with amino-acid sequence MHKNGDVTRTPETSGAARASLAVGIATAAYGVSFGALATAAGLDVWQTCFLSLLMFTGGSQFALVGVIASGGVAAGPSAIASAALLGSRNVIYALRMSPVVGSGWMKRILAAHLTIDESVAVSTAQSTPAAQRLGFWMTGVLVFVGWNITTLVGALIGNLIGDVSAYGLDAAAAAAFLGLLWPRLKHLQAQAVAVAAAVAAALLTPVVAPGLPVIIAATVAVVFGLTNWLGARPATGSTATGSTATGSTATGSTATGRAEGGTPS; translated from the coding sequence ATGCACAAGAATGGAGACGTGACACGCACCCCCGAGACGAGCGGCGCAGCCCGCGCTAGTCTCGCGGTCGGCATCGCCACCGCCGCCTACGGGGTGTCGTTCGGTGCACTTGCAACGGCTGCCGGCCTTGATGTCTGGCAGACGTGCTTCCTGAGCCTCCTGATGTTCACGGGTGGGTCACAGTTCGCGCTCGTCGGCGTGATTGCGTCCGGAGGGGTCGCGGCCGGACCGTCGGCGATCGCGAGTGCGGCACTCCTCGGTTCGCGCAATGTGATCTACGCCCTCCGAATGTCTCCCGTCGTCGGATCGGGCTGGATGAAACGGATCCTCGCCGCCCACCTGACGATCGACGAGTCCGTGGCTGTGTCGACCGCGCAATCGACTCCGGCCGCCCAGCGCCTCGGGTTCTGGATGACCGGAGTCCTCGTCTTCGTCGGCTGGAACATCACGACCCTCGTCGGCGCGCTCATCGGCAACCTCATCGGAGACGTCAGCGCCTACGGCCTCGACGCTGCGGCGGCGGCAGCCTTCCTCGGGCTGCTCTGGCCCCGCCTGAAGCACCTGCAGGCGCAGGCGGTCGCGGTCGCTGCAGCCGTCGCAGCCGCTCTCCTGACGCCGGTGGTCGCACCGGGGCTCCCCGTGATCATCGCCGCAACGGTCGCTGTCGTGTTCGGGTTGACGAATTGGTTGGGCGCGCGCCCGGCGACGGGCTCGACGGCGACCGGCTCGACGGCGACCGGCTCGACGGCGACGGGCTCGACGGCGACCGGCAGAGCAGAAGGCGGCACACCGTCATGA
- a CDS encoding HNH endonuclease signature motif containing protein produces the protein MNQPAAPAPDFASVVSWVLDARRGFDAVLASGGGAAAPCGLVDDALVAATVQVESLGRIIDGLRVRMAGEVAARSAAEFGAEGLARSHNVRSVPKFLAAITGARDETIMTRMKLASQVHTSMSLVGLPNPPRFPQVAEALARGDLGVDAAVAITRRLSEAAAKIGFTEEISAAEGDLVALAQQTSGSFGYSANQVDDLAIRCREHLDPDGAEPREADLHEKRYLELKAHRSGMTSIRGLLSPSMAAIVASALEPHTSPRIVAFEPDLSDAADPSAPGDTPIDGLTADTRTTGQKRVDALVNLLQVAAAGPEMPRLNGAAPTVNLHASLEDVVTGRGIGWIDGLTAPVPYSTVEALLCHGDVITTLFGEHGQVLQHGKTRRLFTAAQNRALAARDGGCVWPGCDAPPSWCESHHVDGWQSDTHPGGLTDIDNGALLCHFHHSNVHKTHWKLTIRNGTPHLIPPEWLDWTQTPRPCQQNRARQRTGHHPPGPHNPARHCPPPRARPPAAPPSLPASGDRESDTG, from the coding sequence ATGAACCAGCCAGCTGCTCCCGCACCCGACTTTGCGTCGGTGGTGTCGTGGGTTCTGGATGCCCGGCGGGGGTTTGACGCTGTGTTGGCGTCGGGCGGTGGGGCTGCCGCGCCCTGCGGGCTTGTCGACGACGCCTTGGTGGCTGCGACTGTGCAGGTGGAGTCGTTGGGCCGGATCATCGATGGCCTGCGGGTGCGGATGGCTGGGGAGGTGGCGGCGAGGTCTGCTGCGGAGTTCGGGGCGGAGGGTCTTGCCCGGTCGCACAATGTCCGGTCGGTTCCGAAGTTCTTGGCGGCGATCACCGGTGCTCGTGACGAGACGATCATGACCAGGATGAAGCTCGCCTCCCAGGTACACACGAGCATGTCATTGGTGGGGTTGCCGAACCCACCTCGTTTCCCTCAGGTTGCGGAGGCTCTGGCCCGGGGCGATCTCGGGGTTGATGCGGCTGTCGCGATCACGAGGCGTCTCTCCGAGGCCGCCGCGAAGATCGGGTTCACCGAGGAGATCTCGGCGGCAGAGGGTGACCTCGTGGCGCTTGCGCAGCAGACGTCGGGTAGTTTCGGGTATTCCGCGAACCAGGTGGATGATCTGGCGATCCGGTGCCGGGAACACCTCGACCCCGACGGCGCGGAGCCCCGCGAGGCGGACCTGCACGAGAAACGCTACCTCGAGCTCAAGGCGCATCGTTCGGGGATGACGTCGATCCGGGGGCTGCTCTCGCCGTCGATGGCGGCGATCGTCGCGTCCGCGTTGGAGCCGCATACGTCACCCCGTATCGTCGCGTTCGAGCCCGACCTATCCGACGCAGCCGACCCGTCGGCGCCCGGCGATACCCCGATCGACGGCTTGACCGCGGACACCCGCACCACGGGTCAGAAACGTGTCGATGCGCTCGTGAACCTCCTCCAGGTCGCAGCCGCCGGGCCGGAGATGCCGCGCCTCAACGGTGCCGCACCGACCGTGAACCTCCACGCCTCCTTGGAAGACGTCGTCACCGGGCGCGGCATTGGGTGGATCGACGGCCTGACCGCGCCCGTCCCATACTCGACCGTCGAGGCGCTGCTGTGTCACGGGGATGTGATCACGACCCTGTTCGGCGAACACGGGCAGGTGTTGCAGCATGGGAAGACCCGCCGCCTGTTCACCGCCGCACAGAACCGGGCCCTCGCAGCACGGGACGGCGGGTGTGTGTGGCCGGGCTGCGACGCACCCCCATCCTGGTGCGAAAGTCACCATGTCGACGGGTGGCAATCCGACACCCACCCCGGCGGGCTGACCGACATCGACAACGGGGCGCTGCTCTGCCACTTCCACCATTCGAACGTGCACAAAACACACTGGAAACTCACCATCCGAAACGGCACCCCGCACCTCATCCCACCCGAATGGCTCGACTGGACCCAAACCCCAAGGCCCTGCCAACAAAACCGGGCACGACAACGAACCGGCCACCACCCGCCCGGCCCGCACAACCCTGCCCGGCACTGCCCGCCACCGCGGGCCAGACCACCCGCAGCCCCACCTTCGCTCCCTGCGTCCGGCGACCGTGAAAGCGACACCGGATAG